One region of Pan paniscus chromosome 5, NHGRI_mPanPan1-v2.0_pri, whole genome shotgun sequence genomic DNA includes:
- the HS3ST5 gene encoding heparan sulfate glucosamine 3-O-sulfotransferase 5, protein MLFKQQAWLRQKLLVLGSLAVGSLLYLVARVGSLDRLQPICPIEGRLGGARSQAEFPLRALQFKRGLLHEFRKGNASKEQVRLHDLVQQLPKAIIIGVRKGGTRALLEMLNLHPAVVKASQEIHFFDNDENYGKGIEWYRKKMPFSYPQQITIEKSPAYFITEEVPERIYKMNSSIKLLIIVREPTTRAISDYTQVLEGKERKNKTYYKFEKLAIDPNTCEVNTKYKAVRTSIYTKHLERWLKYFPIEQFHVVDGDRLITEPLPELQLVEKFLNLPPRISQYNLYFNATRGFYCLRFNIIFNKCLAGSKGRIHPEVDPSVITKLRKFFHPFNQKFYQITGRTLNWP, encoded by the exons ATGCTATTCAAACAGCAGGCGTGGCTGAGACAGAAGCTCCTGGTGCTGGGAAGCCTTGCCGTTGGGAGTCTCCTGTATCTAGTCGCCAGAGTTGGGAGCTTGGATAG GCTACAACCCATTTGCCCCATTGAAGGTCGACTGGGTGGAGCCCGCAGTCAGGCTGAATTCCCACTCCGCGCCCTGCAGTTTAAGCGTGGCCTGCTGCACGAGTTCCGGAAGGGCAACGCTTCCAAGGAGCAGGTTCGCCTCCATGACCTGGTCCAGCAGCTCCCCAAGGCCATTATCATTGGGGTGAGGAAAGGAGGCACAAGGGCCCTGCTTGAAATGCTGAACCTACATCCGGCAGTAGTCAAAGCCTCTCAAGAAATCCACTTTTTTGATAATGATGAGAATTATGGTAAGGGCATTGAGTGGTATAGGAAAAAGATGCCTTTTTCCTACCCTCAGCAAATCACAATTGAAAAGAGCCCAGCATATTTTATCACAGAGGAGGTTCCAGAAAGGATTTACAAAATGAACTCATCCATCAAGTTGTTGATCATTGTCAGGGAGCCAACCACAAGAGCTATTTCTGATTATACTCAGGTGCtagaggggaaggagaggaagaacaaAACTTACTACAAGTTTGAGAAGCTGGCCATAGACCCTAATACATGCGAAGTGAACACAAAATACAAAGCAGTAAGAACCAGCATCTACACCAAACATCTGGAAAGGTGGTTGAAATACTTTCCAATTGAGCAATTTCATGTCGTCGATGGAGATCGCCTCATCACGGAACCTCTGCCAGAACTTCAGCTCGTGGAGAAGTTCCTAAATCTGCCTCCAAGGATAAGTCAATACAATTTATACTTCAATGCTACCAGAGGGTTTTACTGCTTGCGGtttaatattatctttaataAGTGCCTGGCGGGCAGCAAGGGGCGCATTCATCCAGAGGTGGACCCCTCTGTCATTACTAAATTGCGCAAATTCTTTCATCCTTTTAATCAAAAATTTTACCAGATCACTGGGAGGACATTGAACTGGCCCTAA